A part of Thermodesulfovibrionales bacterium genomic DNA contains:
- a CDS encoding AMP-binding protein — MLSKFLLGLLRVSGGLRKTIGINVGKLIFGSAHRAFGGRFRFFASGGARLDPLVMEDLEALGFTILEGYGLTETSPVVTFNPIEDTWTKTTISLLQGG, encoded by the coding sequence GTGCTGTCCAAATTCCTTCTGGGTCTTCTCAGAGTAAGCGGCGGACTGAGGAAGACGATAGGCATAAACGTGGGAAAGCTGATTTTCGGGTCAGCCCACAGGGCGTTCGGCGGGAGATTCAGGTTTTTTGCAAGCGGCGGAGCGCGCCTCGATCCCCTGGTGATGGAGGATTTGGAGGCCCTCGGATTTACGATCCTCGAGGGTTACGGTCTTACCGAGACATCGCCGGTCGTGACCTTCAATCCGATCGAGGATACGTGGACAAAGACAACTATCTCTTTATTACAGGGCGGGTGA
- a CDS encoding efflux RND transporter periplasmic adaptor subunit, producing MTKRLRATFIIACHSILAISLMACSADTHKQANSYPVPVIVGKVQKVQERETVFVSGTVSTPDSPAEVSFLVSGKVIFVGPREGDYVKRGQRLASIDPIDYQLALTTATKQADMARIAFERAEDEHRRMKMLFDSKSLAPNDYEKYKATYESDRQQYEQAIAQEKISRKRLTDAELHSPVNGFISKRSIEPGETASPGRPVFEIVELDTVEANVGVPETDIHLVKIGQKVFITIPAFPKQAFEGTVRIINVSADPGTRTYMTRIRVPNPGHVIRIGMVAEAKIVGDQKISMMTLPGEAIVRDDQGATMVFIYFPKQQRVYSKRVKIGRFRGTEVEIKEGLSGDESIVIAGQDHLLDGMSVTIAPPSSEKASDKQRESAQ from the coding sequence ATGACGAAAAGATTAAGAGCAACCTTCATCATCGCTTGCCACTCAATTTTAGCAATTTCACTGATGGCGTGTTCGGCTGATACTCACAAGCAAGCGAACAGTTATCCTGTTCCGGTTATAGTGGGCAAAGTCCAAAAAGTGCAGGAGCGCGAAACGGTATTCGTAAGCGGGACGGTCTCCACCCCAGACTCACCGGCAGAAGTATCATTTCTCGTTTCAGGCAAAGTTATCTTCGTCGGGCCGCGAGAAGGTGACTATGTCAAAAGGGGGCAGAGACTTGCATCTATCGATCCGATAGATTACCAGCTGGCGCTAACAACAGCCACGAAGCAAGCCGACATGGCCCGAATAGCGTTCGAACGCGCCGAAGATGAGCATCGACGGATGAAAATGCTGTTCGACTCAAAGAGCCTGGCTCCGAACGATTATGAAAAATACAAGGCCACATATGAATCAGACAGACAACAGTACGAGCAGGCCATAGCTCAAGAAAAAATATCCCGGAAACGTCTTACCGATGCAGAGCTCCACTCGCCGGTAAATGGATTTATTTCAAAGCGGTCCATCGAACCTGGGGAAACGGCAAGCCCAGGCCGGCCGGTCTTTGAAATCGTCGAACTGGACACAGTGGAGGCGAACGTCGGCGTACCGGAAACGGATATACACCTTGTGAAAATAGGGCAAAAGGTGTTTATCACGATTCCTGCTTTTCCGAAACAAGCTTTCGAGGGCACCGTTCGCATCATCAATGTCTCAGCCGATCCGGGCACGAGGACCTATATGACCCGCATCAGGGTGCCCAACCCTGGGCACGTGATAAGAATCGGGATGGTGGCGGAGGCGAAGATTGTAGGCGACCAGAAGATATCGATGATGACCCTACCGGGTGAAGCAATCGTCCGCGACGATCAGGGAGCGACGATGGTATTCATTTACTTTCCCAAGCAGCAGCGCGTCTATAGTAAGAGGGTGAAGATAGGCAGATTTCGCGGCACCGAAGTGGAGATTAAAGAAGGTCTCTCAGGAGACGAATCGATCGTTATTGCGGGTCAGGATCATCTCCTTGACGGGATGTCTGTTACGATAGCA